A region of Catenibacterium mitsuokai DNA encodes the following proteins:
- a CDS encoding glycoside hydrolase family 1 protein has translation MLDNKLKAFPKDFLWGASTSAYQVEGANLSDGKGPSCQDVKELPAGTSSLDVCADHYHRYKEDIKLMAEMGFKTYRFSIAWTRLIPNGTGEINQAGIDHYNDVINTCLEYNIEPLVTMFHFDMPDALDKRGSWSNPESVDWFVNFAKVMFENFGDRVKYWLTINEQNMLTLVGPIIGTLRIPEGTTNVLKEVYQQNHHMLVAQAKAMVLCHEMLPNAKIGPAPNISYVYPATCKPEDNLAAQEFNAIRNWLYLDMAVYGKYNNLVWTYLEENDATPTFAEGDEEAMKNAHPDFIGFNYYSTATVQKAAADDELDPGADQQSSRGEAGYYKGYANPNLKKTEFGWEIDPDGFLATMREMYSRYHLPMIVTENGLGAYDTLEDGRVHDNYRIAYLRAHIEQLHKAVTENIEMMGYCPWSAIDLVSTHEGIRKRYGFIYVDTTDEEVGTLDRYKKDSFYWYKKVIATNGEDLSDDFDVE, from the coding sequence ATGTTAGACAACAAATTAAAAGCTTTTCCAAAGGATTTCTTATGGGGTGCATCTACTTCAGCTTATCAGGTAGAAGGTGCAAACTTATCAGATGGTAAAGGTCCATCTTGTCAGGATGTTAAAGAATTACCAGCAGGAACTTCATCTTTAGATGTATGTGCAGATCACTATCATCGTTATAAAGAAGATATCAAGTTAATGGCTGAAATGGGATTCAAGACATACCGTTTCTCAATCGCTTGGACTAGACTAATTCCTAATGGAACTGGTGAAATCAACCAGGCAGGTATCGATCATTACAATGATGTGATTAATACATGTTTAGAATATAATATCGAACCATTAGTGACTATGTTCCACTTTGATATGCCTGATGCATTGGACAAGAGAGGTTCTTGGTCTAACCCTGAATCAGTAGACTGGTTCGTTAACTTTGCTAAAGTTATGTTTGAAAACTTCGGTGATAGAGTTAAATATTGGTTAACTATCAACGAACAGAACATGCTTACTTTAGTTGGTCCAATTATTGGTACATTAAGAATTCCTGAAGGTACTACAAATGTATTAAAAGAAGTATATCAGCAGAATCATCATATGTTAGTTGCTCAGGCTAAAGCTATGGTTTTATGTCATGAAATGCTTCCAAATGCAAAGATTGGTCCAGCTCCAAACATTTCTTATGTATATCCAGCAACTTGTAAGCCAGAAGATAATTTAGCGGCTCAGGAATTCAACGCAATCAGAAACTGGTTATATTTAGATATGGCTGTTTATGGAAAATACAATAACTTAGTATGGACTTACTTAGAAGAAAATGATGCAACACCAACATTTGCTGAAGGTGATGAAGAAGCAATGAAGAATGCACATCCAGACTTCATTGGTTTCAACTACTATTCAACTGCAACTGTACAGAAAGCAGCAGCGGATGATGAATTAGATCCAGGTGCAGACCAGCAGTCATCTCGTGGTGAAGCAGGTTACTATAAGGGATATGCAAATCCAAATCTTAAGAAGACTGAATTCGGTTGGGAAATTGACCCTGATGGTTTCTTAGCAACTATGAGAGAAATGTATTCACGTTATCATTTACCAATGATCGTTACTGAAAATGGTTTAGGTGCTTACGATACATTAGAAGATGGTCGTGTTCATGATAACTACAGAATTGCATACTTAAGAGCACATATCGAACAGTTGCATAAGGCTGTTACTGAAAACATCGAAATGATGGGTTACTGCCCTTGGTCAGCAATCGACTTAGTATCAACTCATGAAGGTATCAGAAAGAGATATGGTTTCATCTATGTAGATACTACAGATGAAGAAGTAGGAACTCTTGATCGTTATAAGAAAGATTCATTCTACTGGTATAAGAAAGTCATCGCTACGAATGGCGAAGACTTATCAGACGACTTCGACGTTGAATAA